GCAACTATTATAAAGGTCACCATTACTTCCTTATCTTCCATATTTACGGGGAGTGAAATATGCCCCTCCGAGATCACCATCCGGCCATCAAACCCCACCAGGGGTGTGTTGTACTTAGAGAGGTCCTCATTTTTCAAGCCAAGCCCCTTAAACAGGTTAGGATACATCACTTTAGCACCATTCCCCTGATCTATCAATACCCTTTTCACTATAAAATCGTTTATCCGGGCTTTGACCATTAAGGCATCATCGTGCGGCTGGATCGTTCCTTCTAGGTCATTGTCATTGAAGGCAATGGGCTCCTGAGTGAACTTCAACTTCTTCTCGAAAGGTTGCTCATCCAGAAAACTCTCCACGGGAACTATGGCCAGTACCCCTCTCCTCTTGGTCACTAGGGTACCCATTGAAACTGCGTGAATGACCACCATCACTCCCAATGGTGAGAAAGGATTCCCCTAAGGTCGGGTACCCTGCCCGGCCTCCTGATATATTGGGTCTACCACAAACTCTTTCAAATACCCCATCTTTACCAACTACTCTAAGGGTccgtttgttttggcttcaaataaatttcggaaatgcttttccgtaaaagcatgtgtttggttgttatggaaaattgggtcaaactaaaaatat
This genomic stretch from Quercus lobata isolate SW786 chromosome 3, ValleyOak3.0 Primary Assembly, whole genome shotgun sequence harbors:
- the LOC115981276 gene encoding uncharacterized protein LOC115981276, whose amino-acid sequence is MVVIHAVSMGTLVTKRRGVLAIVPVESFLDEQPFEKKLKFTQEPIAFNDNDLEGTIQPHDDALMVKARINDFIVKRVLIDQGNGAKVMYPNLFKGLGLKNEDLSKYNTPLVGFDGRMVISEGHISLPVNMEDKEVMVTFIIVALFSPYMAILGRPWIHVMEAFPSTLHVKVKFRTEHGIAIVRGN